One genomic window of Deinococcus peraridilitoris DSM 19664 includes the following:
- a CDS encoding ABC transporter ATP-binding protein: MTVATSPALGVRDLNVRIPTPSGELHAVRGVNFDLRPGEVLGLVGESGSGKSVTLRALLNLHRPPIKVSGTIAYQGLDLLSLPESRLRTVRGGQISMIFQEPMTALNPVLTVGEQIRENLREHRRLTGKAAVERAAELLDLVGIPSARARLTDYPHQFSGGMRQRAMIAIALASEPQILLADEPTTALDVTIQDQILRLILRLREQLGMSVILVTHDLGVVAQTCDRVAVMYGGKLVETAEVSELFQQPRHAYTLGLLRSLPGGGARRLPLLPIPGAPPNLLHLPEGCPFAPRCTYQTPACVNGEPPLIPITTSRHSACVHHAELPAPQQVTG; the protein is encoded by the coding sequence ATGACGGTTGCCACCAGCCCCGCCCTGGGCGTGCGTGACCTCAATGTCCGCATTCCCACGCCGAGCGGCGAACTGCACGCCGTGCGCGGCGTGAATTTCGATTTGCGTCCCGGTGAAGTGCTCGGCCTCGTCGGGGAAAGCGGAAGCGGCAAAAGCGTCACGCTGCGCGCGCTGCTCAACCTTCACCGCCCACCGATCAAGGTGAGCGGCACCATCGCCTACCAGGGACTCGATCTGCTCAGCTTGCCCGAATCCAGACTCCGCACCGTTCGGGGAGGGCAGATCAGCATGATCTTTCAGGAACCCATGACAGCCCTGAATCCCGTCCTGACCGTTGGTGAGCAGATTCGCGAAAATTTGCGTGAGCATCGGCGTCTCACCGGCAAGGCTGCCGTGGAGCGCGCAGCGGAACTGCTCGACCTCGTCGGCATTCCCAGCGCCCGGGCGCGCCTGACGGACTATCCCCACCAGTTCTCCGGCGGCATGCGGCAACGCGCCATGATCGCCATCGCCCTGGCGTCCGAACCGCAGATTCTGCTGGCCGACGAACCGACCACCGCGCTGGATGTCACCATTCAGGATCAGATTCTTCGGCTGATCCTGCGCTTGCGTGAACAGCTCGGCATGAGCGTGATCCTGGTGACCCACGATCTCGGGGTCGTCGCGCAGACCTGCGACCGCGTCGCCGTGATGTACGGCGGGAAACTCGTCGAGACGGCGGAGGTCAGCGAGCTGTTTCAGCAGCCACGGCACGCGTACACGCTGGGACTGCTGCGGAGCTTGCCCGGCGGGGGGGCACGGCGGCTTCCCCTGCTGCCCATTCCAGGAGCGCCACCCAATCTGCTGCACCTTCCCGAGGGCTGCCCGTTCGCGCCGCGTTGTACCTACCAGACCCCCGCCTGCGTGAACGGTGAGCCGCCGCTGATCCCCATCACCACTTCCCGGCACAGTGCCTGCGTTCATCATGCCGAGTTGCCCGCACCACAGCAGGTGACCGGATGA
- a CDS encoding ABC transporter permease: MPKPTLLIGLLMLLVLLTAAFVPRLLAPYSPTDFDYNAILQPPNATHPFGTDNFGRDVLSRVIHGTRIDLQIALFTTMFPFIFGSLLGALTGFLGRWSDALVGRIADIVVVFPFLVLVIAIVAVLGPGLTNMYIAVSAVGWVTYWRLVRGEVLAQKKAEYAQAARVLGYSPTRVLLRHIFPNAVTPAVVYLMTDMSLGILLGASLGYLGLGAQPPTPEWGVMVADGKNFMATAWWISTFPGLALTFAGVTFSLIGDGLADALRPRA; the protein is encoded by the coding sequence ATGCCCAAACCCACCCTGCTGATCGGCCTGCTGATGCTGCTCGTGCTCCTCACCGCGGCGTTCGTGCCGCGCCTCCTGGCGCCCTACAGTCCCACCGACTTCGACTACAACGCCATCCTGCAACCCCCGAATGCCACGCACCCTTTTGGAACGGACAACTTCGGCCGTGACGTGCTGAGCCGCGTCATTCACGGAACCCGCATCGATCTGCAGATCGCGCTCTTCACCACCATGTTTCCGTTTATCTTCGGCAGCCTGCTCGGCGCGCTCACCGGCTTTCTGGGCCGCTGGTCAGACGCGCTGGTGGGCCGCATCGCCGACATCGTGGTGGTGTTTCCCTTCCTGGTGCTGGTCATCGCCATCGTCGCCGTGCTCGGTCCAGGCCTCACCAACATGTACATCGCCGTGAGCGCCGTCGGCTGGGTGACCTACTGGCGTCTGGTGCGCGGTGAAGTGCTCGCGCAGAAAAAAGCCGAGTACGCCCAGGCCGCGCGCGTGCTGGGGTACAGTCCCACCCGGGTGTTGCTGCGTCACATCTTTCCGAATGCCGTGACGCCGGCCGTCGTGTACCTGATGACCGACATGAGCCTCGGCATCCTGCTGGGCGCATCGCTCGGTTACCTCGGCCTCGGCGCTCAGCCTCCCACGCCTGAATGGGGTGTGATGGTCGCGGACGGCAAGAACTTCATGGCCACCGCCTGGTGGATCTCCACCTTTCCCGGTCTGGCCCTCACCTTCGCCGGGGTGACCTTCAGCCTCATCGGCGACGGGCTCGCCGACGCCTTGAGGCCCCGCGCATGA
- a CDS encoding ABC transporter permease — MRASYVAKRLLQTIPTLFAVLLLTFLLVRLLPGDPASAILGDRATPEIVERTNRQLGLDRPLPVQFGIFLQRLAQGDLGESISLKVPVLRLIGERLPVTLFLTAYAAVLGALLAIPLAVLAAVHRNRWIDNLIRAVFQVGLSLPVFYIALQLLTLLGARLHWFPIGGYGDTFGEHLYHLFLPAFTLAFNLAAVLMRTLRNSVIEVLTAEYVEFARAKGLRGRVVMTRHVLRNAMISTVTLLGMNIGALIGGAVITETVFAIPGVGRLMVDAIFGRDYPVIQGLTMTFAVLVSLVFLITDLLHARLDPRIEHS; from the coding sequence ATGCGCGCTTCGTACGTCGCCAAACGCCTGCTGCAGACCATCCCGACGCTGTTCGCGGTGCTCCTGCTGACCTTCCTGCTCGTCCGCCTGCTGCCGGGCGATCCGGCAAGCGCCATCCTCGGAGACCGCGCCACCCCCGAAATCGTCGAACGCACCAACCGTCAGCTCGGCCTGGACCGCCCGCTGCCCGTGCAATTCGGCATCTTCTTGCAACGCCTCGCGCAAGGGGATCTGGGTGAAAGCATCAGCTTGAAAGTACCCGTGCTGCGCCTGATCGGCGAACGCCTGCCCGTCACCTTGTTTCTCACCGCCTACGCCGCAGTGCTCGGCGCGCTGCTCGCCATTCCCCTGGCCGTGCTGGCGGCCGTACACCGCAACCGCTGGATCGACAACCTGATCCGCGCGGTCTTTCAGGTGGGCCTTTCACTTCCAGTGTTCTACATCGCCCTGCAGTTGCTCACGCTGCTCGGCGCGCGGCTGCACTGGTTTCCGATCGGCGGGTACGGCGACACGTTCGGTGAGCACCTCTACCACCTGTTCCTGCCCGCATTCACGCTGGCGTTCAACCTCGCCGCGGTCCTGATGCGCACCTTGCGCAACAGCGTCATCGAGGTTCTCACGGCGGAGTACGTCGAATTCGCCCGCGCCAAAGGCCTGCGCGGACGCGTGGTCATGACGCGTCACGTGCTGCGCAACGCCATGATCTCCACCGTCACCCTGCTCGGCATGAACATCGGGGCGCTCATCGGCGGCGCCGTCATCACCGAAACCGTCTTTGCCATTCCCGGAGTGGGCCGCTTGATGGTCGACGCCATCTTCGGACGGGACTACCCCGTCATTCAGGGCCTCACCATGACCTTCGCGGTCCTGGTGTCACTGGTCTTTTTGATCACCGACCTGCTGCACGCCCGCCTCGATCCACGCATCGAGCATTCATGA
- a CDS encoding ABC transporter substrate-binding protein — MNGFARTTLALGAVLSLTQALAATRGGELRYGRYADSLFLDPVLNDANLDIWILTNLYDTLLQPTNDGKGVQPGLASAYTVAADGKSMRLTLRPNLKFADGSALTAQDVKWSLDRARKPDNGAWSGSLESIDTITASGNTVTLNLKRPDPTLPAALATFNTGIMPQKLFTAAPGSNDAAKAKAFAEKPVGSGPFVLSEWKKGSSMVLKRNPHYWKKGEDGKALPYLDSIRFEIIPDDNTRILKLQAGELDGAEFIPLSRVNELKANPNINMQLFPSTKVNSVLMNNRPKLKDGTANPLSDVRVRQALNYATNKEALVQIVTFGTGKPMKSFMSTTTPLYAAQTGYPYDLNKAKQLLTAAGFPNGFEVTSMATSGSADDLALLTALQQMWAAAGVRLKIEQLDAATKTARYRAADFQMRTAAWTNDINDPSQITRYFAIFDNIESLYTGFKSPEIDKLFAQSQQETNRTKRADQYKQIQSIYMNAAPIVFLYETPYPVALSKNVKGFVQIPLGNNIFASTYLEK; from the coding sequence ATGAACGGTTTCGCTCGAACGACGCTCGCCCTCGGTGCAGTTTTGTCTCTCACCCAGGCTTTGGCCGCAACCCGCGGAGGAGAACTCAGATACGGTCGGTACGCCGACTCACTGTTTCTCGACCCGGTTCTCAACGACGCGAACCTCGACATCTGGATCCTCACCAACCTGTACGACACGCTGCTGCAGCCCACCAACGACGGTAAAGGCGTTCAGCCTGGCCTGGCATCCGCCTACACGGTTGCGGCGGATGGCAAGAGCATGCGGCTCACCCTGCGTCCCAACCTGAAATTCGCTGATGGCAGCGCCCTGACCGCGCAAGACGTCAAATGGTCGCTTGACCGTGCCCGCAAGCCCGACAACGGCGCCTGGAGCGGGTCGCTGGAATCCATCGACACCATCACCGCCAGCGGCAATACCGTCACCCTCAACTTGAAGCGTCCCGACCCGACCCTGCCCGCTGCCCTGGCGACCTTCAACACCGGGATCATGCCGCAAAAACTCTTCACGGCTGCGCCCGGCAGCAATGACGCTGCGAAAGCCAAAGCCTTCGCAGAAAAACCCGTCGGATCCGGACCGTTCGTGCTGAGCGAATGGAAAAAAGGCTCCAGCATGGTCCTCAAGCGCAACCCGCACTACTGGAAGAAAGGCGAGGATGGCAAAGCCCTGCCGTACCTCGACTCGATCCGCTTTGAAATCATCCCGGACGACAACACCCGCATCCTCAAACTGCAGGCCGGCGAACTTGACGGAGCGGAATTCATTCCACTCAGCCGCGTCAACGAACTCAAGGCCAACCCGAACATCAACATGCAGCTGTTCCCGTCCACCAAAGTGAACAGCGTCCTGATGAACAACCGGCCGAAACTCAAAGACGGGACGGCCAACCCGCTCAGCGACGTTCGGGTACGTCAAGCCCTCAACTACGCCACCAACAAAGAAGCGCTGGTGCAGATCGTGACCTTCGGAACGGGCAAGCCGATGAAGTCCTTTATGTCCACCACCACTCCGCTGTACGCCGCGCAGACCGGCTACCCGTACGACCTCAACAAAGCCAAGCAGCTGTTGACGGCCGCTGGCTTTCCCAACGGCTTCGAAGTGACCAGCATGGCCACCAGCGGCAGCGCCGACGACCTGGCACTGCTCACCGCGCTGCAGCAGATGTGGGCAGCGGCCGGCGTGAGGCTCAAAATCGAGCAACTCGACGCGGCCACCAAAACTGCCCGGTACCGCGCGGCGGATTTCCAGATGCGCACGGCCGCCTGGACGAACGACATCAACGATCCCAGTCAGATCACCCGGTACTTCGCGATTTTTGACAATATCGAGTCGCTCTACACCGGCTTCAAAAGCCCCGAAATCGACAAGCTCTTCGCGCAGAGCCAGCAGGAAACCAACCGCACCAAGCGCGCTGACCAGTACAAGCAGATTCAAAGCATCTACATGAACGCGGCGCCCATCGTGTTCCTCTACGAGACCCCATACCCGGTCGCGTTGTCGAAGAACGTCAAAGGGTTCGTGCAGATTCCGCTTGGCAACAACATCTTCGCTTCCACCTACCTCGAGAAGTAA
- a CDS encoding succinylglutamate desuccinylase/aspartoacylase family protein, protein MTSLPALLEATKPGTTHHGFLTAPVNPATQISVHVIRGPHPGPTLLITAGVHGAEYASIEAAYQMARTDPLNLTGTLVVLPIVNPTAFFERSIYINPIDGKNLNRMFPGRAQGTYAERLAYWLHEHYLTRTDALLDLHGGDLVEALEPFSVYTRDHQPSRDLGRAFGLPHLLPSSSAGVSISIATSHNIPAIIAEAGGQGRWTTQDVRRLTDGCFRVMTSLGMITGAAEALPITEHHEFAWLHAPRAGLWRPQVTVGEHVQAGQHLGTLSSLLDSEQQTFMAPNAGVVLFLVSSLAMNEGDPLIGIGAGTHDDHG, encoded by the coding sequence ATGACTTCACTTCCCGCCTTGCTTGAAGCCACGAAACCCGGAACCACCCATCACGGCTTTCTCACCGCACCTGTCAATCCCGCAACCCAAATTTCTGTCCATGTCATCCGAGGTCCACATCCCGGCCCGACGCTGCTGATCACCGCCGGTGTTCATGGCGCTGAATACGCCTCCATCGAAGCCGCCTACCAGATGGCGCGTACCGACCCGCTCAACCTCACGGGCACCCTGGTGGTTCTGCCCATTGTCAATCCCACCGCCTTCTTCGAGCGCAGCATCTACATCAACCCCATCGACGGAAAAAACCTCAACCGGATGTTCCCCGGTCGGGCCCAGGGCACCTACGCCGAACGGCTCGCGTATTGGCTGCACGAGCACTACCTCACCCGGACAGACGCCTTGCTCGATCTGCACGGCGGGGATCTCGTCGAAGCCCTTGAACCCTTTTCGGTCTACACCCGCGACCACCAACCTTCTCGCGACCTCGGTCGTGCCTTTGGCTTACCGCACCTGCTGCCAAGCTCCAGTGCAGGCGTGTCCATCAGTATCGCCACCAGCCATAACATTCCCGCCATCATCGCGGAAGCCGGAGGACAGGGCCGCTGGACAACCCAGGATGTGCGCAGGCTCACCGACGGCTGCTTTCGTGTCATGACCAGCTTGGGGATGATCACCGGTGCAGCCGAGGCGCTTCCCATCACCGAGCACCATGAGTTTGCCTGGCTTCACGCACCACGAGCGGGCCTCTGGCGCCCGCAGGTCACGGTAGGAGAACACGTTCAGGCCGGACAGCACCTCGGAACGCTCAGCAGCCTGCTCGACAGCGAACAGCAGACCTTCATGGCGCCAAACGCAGGCGTCGTGCTGTTTCTGGTGTCCAGCCTCGCCATGAATGAAGGTGATCCCCTGATCGGTATCGGTGCAGGAACGCACGATGACCACGGCTGA
- a CDS encoding MFS transporter: MTTPAHLPDTAKTRGFVALLLTNLMMNGGFFMVIPLISVHYVNDLGWAAGTIGLVLAARQMTQQGLTVFGGALSDRLGPRGLILTGLLVRALGFGSMGWANDFTTLLAAALLSGVGGSLFDAPKNAAVAALTSTADRTRAFSLMGVTGNLGMVIGPLIGAALLHTDFQTVALASAFVYVLAFFLLAPALPQLRTTATTAGLAGLGIVIRDRRFVIFTVLLMGYSVLVVQLNVAVTLKGSAMAGSVAVPWLYGVNAGLAIALQYPLLRLAERLLPLPLVLILGVGFATAGLAGMALATTFPMLLGCVAVFALGMMLGQPTQQTLTAQLAQPGLYGAYFGFGALSMGVGGALGNAFGGGLYDLGNHLHFPALPWLTFAALGALTALGLWWHLRVPHERTPKQTHVT; this comes from the coding sequence TTGACCACTCCTGCGCACCTGCCCGATACCGCGAAAACCCGAGGGTTCGTCGCGCTGCTGCTGACCAACCTCATGATGAACGGCGGATTCTTCATGGTCATCCCGCTGATCAGCGTGCATTACGTGAACGACCTCGGCTGGGCTGCCGGAACCATCGGGCTGGTACTCGCCGCCCGTCAGATGACCCAGCAGGGCCTGACGGTATTTGGAGGCGCGCTCTCAGACCGGCTTGGCCCACGCGGACTGATCCTGACGGGCTTGCTGGTGCGCGCGCTTGGATTCGGATCCATGGGCTGGGCGAACGACTTCACCACCCTGCTCGCCGCTGCCCTTCTCTCCGGAGTGGGCGGCAGCCTGTTCGACGCGCCAAAAAACGCCGCCGTGGCTGCGCTGACCTCAACTGCAGATCGTACGCGTGCCTTCAGCCTGATGGGCGTGACGGGAAACCTTGGGATGGTCATCGGACCGTTGATCGGCGCCGCGCTGCTTCACACCGACTTCCAAACGGTCGCCCTTGCTTCCGCCTTCGTTTATGTACTGGCTTTTTTTCTGCTGGCTCCCGCCCTGCCGCAGCTGCGAACGACGGCGACAACCGCAGGCCTGGCAGGACTCGGAATCGTCATCCGCGACCGGCGCTTCGTGATTTTTACCGTGCTGCTGATGGGGTACAGCGTGCTGGTGGTGCAACTGAACGTCGCGGTCACCTTGAAGGGCAGCGCGATGGCGGGAAGCGTCGCTGTTCCGTGGCTGTACGGAGTGAATGCCGGCCTGGCCATCGCGCTCCAGTACCCGCTGCTCCGTCTCGCCGAACGGCTGCTGCCCTTACCGCTGGTGCTGATCCTCGGGGTAGGTTTCGCCACTGCGGGGTTGGCCGGGATGGCGCTGGCCACCACCTTCCCAATGCTGCTGGGCTGCGTCGCGGTCTTCGCGCTGGGCATGATGCTCGGCCAACCGACCCAGCAGACCCTCACGGCACAGCTCGCACAGCCTGGTCTGTATGGCGCGTACTTCGGTTTCGGCGCCTTGTCGATGGGCGTCGGAGGAGCCCTGGGGAACGCGTTTGGTGGAGGACTGTACGACCTGGGCAACCACCTGCATTTCCCCGCCCTGCCCTGGCTGACGTTCGCTGCACTTGGCGCGCTTACGGCGCTCGGGTTGTGGTGGCACCTGCGCGTACCCCACGAAAGAACGCCAAAGCAAACACACGTCACTTAG
- a CDS encoding FAD-dependent oxidoreductase, whose protein sequence is MKRPRFLVIGADAAGMSAASEARRVNPELQITAFDKGNFASYSQCGMPYWLGGVVKRREQLMARSVAGFARRDIEVRLRHEVLEIDTQRQVLHVRDLEARRVLVEPFDHLLIATGASPVEFPLPGRDLAGVFHLDVLEDAIRIDAFLQGQQPRRAVIVGGGYIGLELAENLTRRGLQVALVQRGEQVFHAVDQELAEALHEELDRHGVNLKLRDSIVRACAGQDGRVREVQTNDGNLAADLVILATGVQPNVDLALRAGIPFGVTGALAVDAHMKTSAAGVYAAGDCAEHYHRVLGKPVWIPLGTTANKQGRVAGRNAAGGKTSFAGIVATAVAQVFELGVARTGLNEWEAQAAGLKCETVLLKSTDQAGYMPGAEDLRVKLVVERGTGRLLGGQAIGKRGADKRIDVLATALYAGMTVSQLEELDLAYAPPFNSVWDPVQAAATRIRRQG, encoded by the coding sequence GTGAAGCGGCCTCGCTTTCTTGTGATCGGCGCGGACGCGGCGGGCATGAGTGCCGCGAGTGAAGCCAGGCGGGTGAATCCTGAGCTGCAGATCACTGCGTTCGACAAAGGGAATTTCGCGTCGTACAGCCAGTGCGGGATGCCGTACTGGCTGGGTGGGGTGGTGAAGCGGCGTGAACAGCTGATGGCGCGCAGCGTCGCGGGTTTCGCCCGGCGGGACATTGAGGTGCGCTTACGGCACGAGGTGCTGGAAATCGACACGCAGCGACAGGTGCTGCACGTTCGGGACCTGGAAGCCAGGCGGGTCCTCGTCGAGCCGTTCGACCACTTGCTGATCGCGACGGGGGCCAGTCCGGTGGAGTTCCCCCTGCCCGGCCGCGATCTCGCGGGGGTGTTTCACCTGGACGTGCTGGAAGACGCGATTCGTATTGATGCTTTTCTGCAAGGCCAGCAACCCCGGCGCGCGGTCATCGTCGGTGGTGGATACATCGGGCTGGAGCTCGCCGAGAACCTGACCCGGCGTGGCTTACAGGTGGCGCTGGTGCAGCGGGGTGAGCAGGTGTTCCATGCGGTCGACCAGGAACTCGCGGAAGCGCTGCATGAAGAGCTGGACCGTCATGGCGTGAACCTGAAGTTGCGGGACAGCATCGTCCGGGCCTGCGCCGGGCAGGATGGGCGGGTGCGGGAAGTCCAGACGAACGACGGGAATCTGGCAGCGGATCTGGTGATCCTCGCGACCGGGGTGCAGCCGAACGTGGATCTGGCACTCAGGGCCGGCATTCCGTTCGGTGTCACGGGCGCGCTGGCCGTCGATGCACACATGAAGACGAGCGCGGCGGGCGTGTACGCGGCAGGGGACTGCGCCGAGCATTACCACCGGGTGCTCGGCAAGCCTGTGTGGATTCCGCTGGGCACCACCGCGAACAAGCAAGGCCGGGTGGCGGGACGGAATGCCGCCGGGGGAAAGACGAGCTTCGCGGGTATTGTCGCGACGGCCGTCGCACAGGTGTTCGAGCTGGGAGTCGCCAGAACGGGCCTGAACGAGTGGGAAGCGCAGGCGGCCGGGCTGAAATGCGAGACGGTGCTGCTGAAATCCACGGATCAGGCGGGCTACATGCCAGGTGCTGAGGACCTGAGGGTCAAGCTGGTGGTGGAGCGTGGGACGGGGCGCTTGCTGGGCGGTCAGGCCATCGGGAAGCGCGGCGCAGACAAACGCATCGACGTGCTGGCCACGGCCCTGTACGCAGGGATGACGGTATCGCAGCTGGAGGAGCTGGACCTGGCGTACGCGCCGCCATTCAATTCGGTGTGGGACCCAGTGCAGGCTGCGGCGACCCGGATTCGGCGGCAAGGTTAA